The Syngnathus acus chromosome 11, fSynAcu1.2, whole genome shotgun sequence genome includes the window aaTACAATTTCCTAAAATATTTGGATAAATGTAGACATTTTTCTAGACCACAGTCCACATGATGTTCcagattttatttcacaacctGAAACTGAACTACTTGATCACATTTTGAAGTTCCCGTTAAATTCTGCACTCAAGCCTGAAGACGGAGGCCTCATTGCCCGTAAGATTGTCATAGTCGCCCCTCGATTAGAAAGTGGCAGAAAACCAGCCGACGAGCGATGTACAATTACGTCCTTTCAAGTCCGTCTCATCCCAGTTTAGCTTTGAGTGCAGCCGAGCGGCGACGCGTGTCGTGTGATTAGCGCTAAAAGAGTTTGAGGGACAGAGACTggccgagggggggggggctgagcaGGGGGAAGAagcaaggaggaggagcatgAGAGGAGCCTGGAGTTGATAAGATGGAATAAAGGGATGGAGGTTGCCAATATGTGTCAGTGCTTCTGATACCGTTGAGAACTTTTGAGCCTGTGTGGGGCGACTTGTGTTACCTGAGCTTGCTGACACGCAGATGACGTGCAGACGCGCTCCTCGAGACTCGTCATTGTGCAGAAGCAAAACATCTTCCTCTGCATCACGCACGGCACTCCTAATGATGCAAGATGACATTTTAGGGCCAagcaattttcttttatttggtGAACAGCTTTGTACACTTGACCATTCGATTGCATTGTAGAAGGTGAACGAAATAACCGCTCGGACGATGAGGCGCTCTTCTTAACCGCTCGGATGCAAACTCACATTCCTGGAGGCTGGCAGAGTAGGATGGGAAGGCGAGCAAGTATGCCGTGAGGAGGCGGAGTCAAAAGATGACCCATCCTCCCAAGTTTGCCAAGACTAAAAAGGTCAGTGCTCCCTCTAGAGGCTTAAAGGGAGCGGTGCAGCCACACAGTGGTCAGCTGAGGCCCCGGGGGTCCTGCTGGACTGACTGAGACGTGAACTGAGATGTTGAATAATGCAAAGAAAAGCAGTTTTTTTACAGTATTAAAAGCTTTACTCAGACATAATacaacaaacagaaacaaGAGTCAGAATTAATGACTGGggggaggggagaaaaaaaatggaatatttcatatttttcttctttcaaaaCTCCAAAGCACACAATAGTCACGCGGCTCCGCGTGCACGATGGAGTAAGATACAAACGAGACCAAGAACTGACGTAAAACAAGAGGGACAGGTTCCATTCAGATGGATGCATTTGTTCCAAACTTTGTCATAAACAAAAGGCTGGAAGCACATGGAGGGGAAATAACACAAAtagtgacttttgttttttttagcaaaaagtaaacaattaACAAAGAATCTAGCTCTACAGGgggattttatttctttctttcaatttcCTCCTTTAGTTGACCTTCAAAGCGCCCACTATCGTAGCCGTGACCTCGTAAACAAGAGCGAGCAACCCATCCCTCCCGAGGTGTCCATACGAGGCCCGCACTCCCACCCTCctctcggggggggggggggggggggggggggggttaagaACGTGAGCTGCGACGCAATCTGGAAGAACGAAAAGGCGTCTCAACGCGGCGGGGGGAAGCTTCGGGGGGGATGAGACCTACTTTTTGTAACAGATCCCACAAAAACTAAGTCAGCACATTCAATTTCTTAGTGGCTCAATTTTGCACCTTTTGGTTAAAGTCCACCTTGCATATTTTTTGACACCTTGGACAAGGAAGCGTCGCCACGTTAGAAATTAAATTTTGGGGGATAGCTTCTAAAAAGAGCaattagaagaagaaaaaaaaaaacatcttgtaaaacaggggtgggcaaccTTTTGTGCTCAAGagccacatttgatttttaaactgGACAAAAGAGctatgatgtattttttttttttttaaagtgaatagGATGTTTTCATAATACAATTATAAAATGTAATGTGcttatttacaataaatcaACAGCATAAtgataatttaatttaaaaaatgatagaAAGTTAATCAAAGTCGTTCATCTCAAAATAATTCAAGTTGATCTTATTGTATTTATAATTAATGTAATTATAAACTTAGAAAATTGATATCGAGCTGTTCAAAAATCAATAACCAAATTCTTGACCGAGATCAACTACATTTCAATTAACCGCtttaagaacaacaacaaataaagcTTTCTTGGTAGCGCAAACGAGCAGCAGGtcagataataaaaaaaaaagcaccaagCGGGCCTtacgtagtttgcccacccctgcacgAAACGCAAACTCAACTTGGCCTTCATTCCTGCAACTCGCACGCTGGAAGAGAAAAGTAAACActgcaggaagaaaaaaaaaaaattcacctgTCTGACAGGTCACCTTACAATGAGGGGAGGTCCTCTTTGAGAGGACGTATTTGGACTCTCTAATACTATTTGCTTCCACTGACCGTCCGTTTGGCCGTCTGATCAGCCCGTGCATTTGCATACTCAAAGGTGTGAATGCGCAACAGCGTGTTCCATATTTAGCACCCATTTTCCCTGTCCGTCCGCTAAaagcacccaaaaaaaaaaaaaaggactaaaACTTCTGCTCAGAATCATAAAATGCAGCAGCGTTGTTTACGGCTGGCCACAATTGGACCTGGGCTTGGTTGCAAATCACAGTCAAGTGCCAATCAAGGACGCGGGTGCAAAGGCTGCATTTTCAGCACACTTATTGATTCGATGAGgggaggaaagggggggggggcaacaaatcatattttaaatgtttgttggAGCCACCGTCATTCAAGTTCTAGTATATATATCTAATGTAGAAAAGTTATCAGGTAGTCAGTCACAGAactcattcattttcaaaattctgGGAGGCCAACACCGGTCCGACGTCTAACGCCGAACCGGTGATGTCATCACTCGGTGGGAGTGATGATTGTGGACTATTAGGTGCACCGAGCTCATTTCACCGcaagccttaaaaaaaaatgctcagcaTCACATCGAGCTCGGCGTGCCTAACAGACGGGAATTGAGAGAAGAAGCCAATGCAGAGTACCTTGTCTCAGTGGCGGCGGCCATTGGGAGGAAATGTTCACACAGGTACGACTCACAAAAGTGCATTAATGACCGCCGGCGAAGGACGACGTCCAGgtgataaaaacaagaaacccGCCCCGCCGGGCGTGAAGCTCTCAACTCCCTCAAGCTCGCCAACCTGCCAAGCGACTGCCGGAATAGACAAGAAACAGAGCATCAAACCAATaaaacaaagaggaaaaaaaaaaaaaaaaaagataaattcaagtcattcttttgtttgtcttacAAAGCCGTACTGTGCGCACATCAGAGATGGAAGGACAACGTTAAGAGTCAAAGTGCTCCCTCCTAGTTTTCAAATGccttggggggagggggaatAAAAGCTCTCATTTCATGAGTACAGTACTTCAAGATAGGAACCCCAAAAAACACGTTTCGGCATGATCACGGAAATACAAAGCATATTGGAGAACACCTTTTCGGATTAAGTCGCGAAGGAGACACGCTGGAGAGTTGATTGAAATGCTACGCACCTGATTGgaagctaaaaaataaaaacaaccatCAATGAAACCGGGTCGAGCCAACATACAGAGGCGCTCTGAGATGAAGGCTAACTGATGATTAAGACATTTACCCGTGTGCACATACACGGGCGCGTATAATCACGAATGCCGTCATATGCGTATTGTCGACGGTATATGCGGATGAGAAGCGGTGAAAGACCGAGTGCAAGAAAAACGGTGAGATGAGTGGGTAGTTGAAACCGCGTCGCCTCTGCAAGTTAGATCTGCacgtctttgtgtgtgtgtgtgtgcgtgtgtctctCTACAAGTGTGAGGGCTACTTTAAGCCCAGCAGGTGCTGCGGTTGGATTGAGTGTAGCCCAACAGGCGGCGGGCGAAAAAGGGCGGCCGAACCCGCTGTGCGATGCGGTCTCCCGCTCGTCTAGGTGAGCTGATGGGGGGCTTCCAGCATCTCCATCAGGAAGGTGTCGATGGGCGTGTCGCCGATCAGCTTGAAGAAGAACAGGTGCTCCAGGCACTTCAGGCCGATGGAGCGCAGCGCCGGCAGTCGCAGGAGGAGCTTGGCAAACCTAAGGGAGGACGtcccaaaattaaaaaacttgTCTTGTCGGTTTCCAGAATGTGTTCAGAGTCGTTTGTCACATTcgacacatttatttgatttatttccgggatttgtttttgtggcgCTTACCTGCCCTGCTGGTCCGGGTACTTTTGCTTGCAGTAAGTCTCCAGAGACGCGTACACCCGTTCCCTCAGGAGCTCCACCTCGCTTGGGTTGGACAATCCCTTGGCGTCTTCGGGCAAGAGAGAGCGACACTCTTGAGAAACACGTGGAGGTGGACGGCAAGGTGGTCGCGCTTGCTCTCCTCTAACCTGGATTGAAGAGGATGATGGCGCGCAGGCAGCCCAGCTCAGTCTTGTCCATCTGCATGTCCCTCATCTTGCTCACCAGCTCGGTCAAAACCCTGCGAGGtgacgaagaagaagaaggttaGAAGGGCAGACTTTCTCACCACGCTCCGTCAAAGCCAGTCGTCTACGCGTACGGATGCCGCACAGAAGGCCACTGAAGTCGCTGACGCGTAATAAGAAGTGAAGACAGCATATTTACGTTAGCGCAGAATGACAACAAGCTTACAAGAAACAAATCAGTCATGCAAGAGCACAGAAGAGGAGACAAGGAGAACAAATTGGTTTTTTCCATTACACttcataaaaccaaaatgtatACATTTTATGATTTTGGGCAAAACTGTTGCAGGCTGGATCAGATAAACGGCATTTCATTGAATAACACCCACTGTGTGTACACTTTATGGCTTTTATGAGGCAGAACCTTAAactagatttaaaaaaaaaaaaaaaaaaaaaaaaaaaagaacccgaAGACCACGACAAGAGCTTTAAGCACACGAAACAAAGCACAGCACACATATTTATGTTTGCGATCGGTCGTATAGCTTGTGGATTTTACTCAAAAGGGGACTGCAGAGGAGGGGTTCAAGGAAAGTGTTTGTGTCGTGGCGTAATTACCTGTCAAATATGGCCCCAACCTCAGCATTGTGCGCCCTGTGTATGCAATCACAATGTGTTATTACAGTGTCATTACACAGCGACATGGCCAGAACACCAAAGGTTTGAGAAGCCCTGCTGAGAGACATTCGGCACCTACTTCAAAATAGAatcacacaaagaaaacatttgcgcTTTTGACAAATGTAAAGGTGAACAATGACGGAcgattgtccttttttttttaaattgtgtgtaTTCAATTCTTTCGGTAGCCTTtgtcacccccctcccccttccaaaagaaaattgaGCCATTTGTTTTGGAGCTTGTTTGGGAAAAACGAGCAGGCGCGGTGACAAGAGGACTGTGTAATTAACAGAGAAGCGACACATTGTGATTGGATAGGCGACATGATGTGCGCAGTGGATTGTCAGTCAACTGATTATTGCCAAGGGAAACATGAGACCAGCCAAGCATTTTTGACTTTCATGGAGTTAGTAACCACCGGGCAGTGATCCCTGAGTCGCCAAAGTGCCTCACggttgaatgtgtgtgtgcagaaaGTTAGTCAGCAGCCTCCCGGCACCGAAGGCAGAAGGGaaggaagcagcagcagcagcagccaaaAGACGACAGCAGGCACAGCCAGTTTCGCCCTCCTCGGCGAGTCATGTGACCCGGAAATGTGAGGGCGCCGCGATGTATGTGCTGGCGGATTTGAACCTTTGCGACAAAACCGGACTGGGGAAAAAACTAGTGGGCGTGTGGAGTGCGACGCAGTGGCAAAATGTGACGGCTACCTGTCAAAGATGGCTCCGACGCCGGCGCTGTGAGCGCTGCTCCGGTGCACGTGGAGGCCGGTGGCCAGTAAGATTCCGTCCTTGACCGAGATGGAGCGGTGGGAGAAGGAGGCGATCAGCAGCTCGTTCCAACCTGTCAACGCCATGCTTGGCTTTATTCTTTCCGAGTCggcaaccatttttttttttttggacagggACTTCATTAAGTTGATCGATGTTGTTTTACGTTTGTCAGTCCGAGTTGGGGTTTTAGTGATGAGACGCACCTGCACGTAGCAAGATAACCTGATCGTCGAGGGCCAGCTCAGAGAAGTGGGGGATCCTCTTGGCCCACTCCACCAAGGTGAAGAGCTGCTTGTCAGCCGCCTGGCAGATGTTGGTGACGGGGTCGTTGGGCTGAGGAGGTGCGGGAAGGAACACGTAATGAGGTGGCGCGTGACGAGGAACGCCGCAGCCGGTCGACTCACAGAGCTGCCTCCGGAGCTTCCGTCGGCGTGAAGCTCCGTCTTCTGCTCCACGGCCATCTCCGCCTCCAGAATCTTCTCCACTGGCATCTCCTCGTTGACCACGCTGGTGGACTCCACCTCGCCCTCGCGCTCCTTGTTCCTCTGGCGCTCCTCTTGAACGGCTGAGGGACGGGAGAAGGGGGTGAACAAACAAGAGAACGAGCCCAGGgggataaaacaaaacaaaaatgttggggATGACActggacaaaaaagaaaacccaaGACTAACTTTCAAAACCGCCAAATGGATGCTAGTTAAGCAAGTTGACCATCTAATGCTCAAATTTTTGCACActagtcaaagcaaaaaaaaaaaaaaaaccaggtcACTTGTAAGACAAGGTTTGGCACCACCTTGTGGCATTTTGGGGTACTGCAAAAGGACCACAAAATTTCACTGAGAACTGCAAACTGTTGTGTTCTAGTGAATAACAGAGGAtaggttaaaaaataaaataaaccgCTAATTCAGTCTGTGTCTGAAAAAAGTCTGGTGCATGATTTGGGAATTTCTAGAACAGCAAACCATCCCAGTAGTTTGGGTATGAAAACATATTGCTGCCCCCTTGCTCGCTCAATCCAACCTACGCAAGCCCCCCACCCTCTTGTCCTTACATCTGTCGCTCATCTTAGCCACTGCAGAgggggagggagagggagggcgagaggaaacaaaaagaggaggagaggggggggaaagGGGGTTAGTGTTTGCAAAGCTCAGCCACCCCCATGTCCCCCTCCACCGCCGCTTTATCCCCCGGCAGCTCAGGCCCAATCATTTACAACGCACACCCTAGTTAGGTCGAGTTTGAGAGCGAAAGTGGACGTGGGGCTTCTTTCATGCCTCTGACTCGGTTCAAATTGGCAAATCCGTGAAGTGTTGCCGTGGCGACTGACAAAAAGCCATCTGCCAATGAATTTGGGACTCAAAATCTCACATCCAGTCGACATTCGAAGTCTGGAAGTTAAATTACACAGGAGCGAATTGAATTCCTTCGCGACCACGCTTGGAGAAATAATCACATATTAAAATGTGACAATACACGTATATCACCTTCTCTCTTCATGCCCATGGCCAGGCACTTCTGGTAGCGGCAGTATTGGCAGCGGTTCCTCTGCCGCTTGTCCACCATGCAGTCCTTGTTGTCCCGACAGGTGTAGGTGAGGTCTTTGCGCACCGTCCTCTTGAAGAAGCCTTTGCAGCCCTCGCAACTGTACACGCCGTAATGCTTTCCTGGTGGGAGAACCCAACAAACGTGTGCCAACTGCTGGAAAACGCTCGGCAGGCCTCGGGCAGAGAAAAGGAGTAGTCACCAGAGGATCGGTCGCCGCAGATGGAACAAAGGCGTTTCTGCGAAAGCATCGGGCCCGGGCTGTGCGCCGACAGCTTTAGGCCTATCGGAGGTTTGACGTCGTCTGAGCTGCTCACCGTGTGAAGTCCTGACATGGAAACTGTGGAGTTGATCTGAATAAAGCACAGCAGAAAATGAGGGCAGAAAAATGGCCTTATAGGAATATTTCCTTCATTTCAACCTAATTCAATACTGAGTAGCGACTGAACCTTACTTGCGGGCTGCTGATGGGACCGTAGCCGATCGACGGCGTTCCTGGCAGGCAGGGGGAGCCCAGCGAGGAGCTGATGACCGAAAAAGGGGAACCCGTGCTACTGATGGGGCTGTTGACCCCTGCGCTGGAGATGGGAGGCAGGGAGGTCATGGAGGCCGCCGCCGACTGCGCCAAAGGTGGCGAGCGCTGGCCTGACGGTGGGGAGGACACTGACGAACTGTCCGGACTCCTCGAATCTGGTCAGaagcattttatttgtgtaaatCACAAGCTAATGAGACATTGCTTTGACACCGAAACAGTCAAACAATAAACAGTAGACAAATATTCTTGGCCCGAGAGTAAAAAAGATTCAGTTTCGACATTGCACTTTTGAACCAGCTGATTGATTGTCACCTCGACTGTCTCCCATGGTGCTGCTGTCTGCTTTCACTGGCTTCTGCACGCCGTCGATTCTCCGCGTCAACAGCCAGCCCTCAAACTCGAGACCGCGGACTGCGGCCCGGGCCGAAGCTGCTTTGACGGAACCAAAAACAGCTCTGAAATGCCAACACATGAAAAGGGAGAGCATGCTTTAGCTACCAAAAGGGATGacactaaaataaatatggaAAACATCAATGGGTGTCTTCCATCGTTCAGTCGGTGTTTATGTCCCAAACATTAAATTGTGAGTGTTTGCTGAATTTGCTGTCCTTTTAAATAAAGTTTGCGACAACAGACAGCTGTTCGACAGACGCTCGCTTACTTGTGCATGAAAACATGTTAAAGCGACATAAATTATGCATGAAACGCATTTAGGACACACGTAAAACGTGCACGATTTGTTTTGACTGCTATATTAAGAACAATAATTTAGAAAGAACATTTGGCTCTGGTGTTTAACTAGAGCTAGCGTCCACATAGCTTCAATGTTAGCTCGCACTTTGAACGTCTTTACCTTCAGCCGGGACCACTTTTTCTTATATTGGTAGGCAGACAACACGGACAAAGTGCGCGTGGTGCCGTGTCGCCATAACACCCCTCAAAAAAACCTTTTAATCCTCCAAAATTAGCAAAAACGAGACGCTAATCAATGCTAGCTAGGTTAGCTAGGCGCTAACGTGTACGCGACTTAGCCAATAAGCTAACTCAGAAGCTAATATGTTGGCGTCGCAAACAACACGGAAAGCGAATGTctcaaaataaatgcagatTACTAACGTTTAGCGGCGCAGCTTCCTCCCATGAATCGATGTTGGCCCagaatgtctgtctgtctggacccccccaccccccacacgCTCACTCACCACCACCTCCAGCACGCACGTTGGCCCGCAGACAGCCCACCTTCCCCCCGCCAGGATGAAAACATGGTGGCGGCGGTGCTGGATCCTCAAATGCACTCCTGGCTGCCACTTCAATTCACGGCGGTGCCTTAAAAATCGAATTAAATTCGTTCTGTGTCCACAATGATAGCGTAAAGCAGTTGTATCTTAACTATCAGGCCAATGACAGCCTTATTTGACTGTATTGAGTACTCGTGAATGCTGATGATACCACCCACCGATACTCAAGGCTGGGTCTTTATGTGTGGGTTCTGTCACAGACAATAATCTTTTGAATTGAAATATCTGTTTGTGTACCAAGTCTAAGGCCCCCAAAATACACCCTCCTTGCCAGTTGACACTAATCGACACTACACTGCTAGCTAACAAACTGCACTGCTATCTGCTGGATCGCAACAACtgtcttgtgtgtgtctgtttatGATTGCACGTGTGCATAGTCTTGTTGACTCCCGTGTCACTGACCGCAGAGGTGAAAAGGTCAAAACAAGTTTAGCTCAGAGGTTACTTCGGCCTCTGGTGAGCTTTGAGTGCTCATTATTGACAATCAGAGAAAAGGATCAATGCAGGCAAAGACTCAGGAGGCGAAGAgaaattttcaaataatacatattatatttttttttatggtcgCTAACCATTACATCACATTAATGAAAGACAACACCTTTCGTGGAGATGAacgtatttttatttcattgagtCAACCAGTTCAGACTGATAATTAGATAGCTAGATCAACCACGTACCAAATTATCTAATATCTAataagataataaaaaaatctaatataAAGAATGTTAATAGTAAAGTTAATGAAATCTCGTTTTTCTTAAAGTATGTGACAGAGTTAGcatacgtgcgtgtgtgtgtgtgcatgtgtgtttgtgtatgacTACGTGAGTGTGACTGCTACGCAAGGGATTagttgcagtgtgtgtccacTAGTGATTAGCTTGGTCAGTGGGCCTGTTGTGCATTCACTCCGTCCATTAGCATATTAATGCTCTcttgatccccccccccccaactcccCTTCGCCACCTTcagtcaacccccccccccactcgcCCCGCTCTTTCTCTTTACATACTTCCCACACTGACTTGTCACTTCCTGCAGCTCTAATAAATCTCACCCTTTGCTTATGATCCGGCCGAACATATTTGGAGGTGCTCAATTTCCCTCCAAAATgttccctcctcttcctcgatTTCTGACTCCTTTTTTCATCCTGtgaggaaaacacacacagaagcaAATTAAGAAATGCACACGCGGAGTGTAAACACTTCCAGTCCTGATTGAGCGCAGTTCAAAATGTTCCTCGactttaaaacaaatgaatttttttctgatttatCGCTTTTACAGACTTTCATTTGATGTGACGTCGTCTTCCTCTCCACTTGTTTAACCGTTGttctcattttgcatttttagccTCTTGCTTTGTGTTTCATGAAAGTTGCTAGTTTGCGATTTTTCTATCTGTAAACGTTTCCTGTTTTGTCAAAGTACTGTAAAGGTCCAACTTGGATTTAATACTCGCTCGCCTTGACGAATAgagtccactttttttttttgctcgtcGATAAGGAGAGGTCAGGGGCGTGATGTCCATCCACAACTCCTGGTTTCACCAAGGCAGACGCAAGAATTGCGTTTGGACAATCAGCTCCGGACCTTCTTTCATTCTCGGCTGGTGGTCGTCCTCAGTAGTCCCTTTCGTCCCTTTGATGGAGACCTTTGGCCTGCCGGCCGCAGGTCAGCGCATGCGTTTGGAAACGGAGGCTGAAGACGAAGAGGAGGGAGCAGTAGAAGGTGAgaagaaaagacagaaagcCAGAGCCCTAACTCATTCTGTGTGTGGGTGACACCATGATGAAGAGAGGGGTCACCACCCGGGGCGGGGAGGGGCAGGCCAGGCCATGGCGGGCCGCCCGTTTGCTTTTCTGCTACAAAAGAACAAGTGCacgtcaaagaaaacaaaagcctgCCGTGATAACTCGCCGCATCAAGATGTGAAAGCGCAGGTGGGCCGGTGGAGGAGATTAAAAGTCGGTGGCAAATGTAAAAAAGTTCTGATTGACCCCCTGATCAGATTTGCCAAACAATTTTCTACTTCTCTGCTGGGCTTCGTGAGACATCTCCTTTCTCTTCCTCCACCCGATGGGATCTTTGGTGAGGCCGGGCCTATTCATGGGAGCCCCCCATGTGCCGTGCCCACCATTGAGGTGCAGAGCAGCATGGCCACAAAGGATGCCAGAGCCCTCCCGGAGCCCCCCAACAGCGTACTAGGACGCGTCTCATTTCTTGAACTCTCAATCCCCGAGATGTAGCTAGCAGGACGACGCAGCTAACAAATTGCGTGAAGATGCAAACTTTGCCTTCAAGTTTCCTGACGTGGAAGGCCCGAAGGCCTGAAGTCATGTGCCGCGTCCTCGCCGGATGCCCAACCTGCATGTCAAATCTATTCTCCCtctcacatttgaaaacagcTGCACACGCTCAGGGATGAGGAATTACCTCCAAAAGCACGTGAAGAAGCGGCGCTCCGCTTTGGTGTCCTCCGAGGTGCTCTCGTCCCTTGGTGGCTCCTCTCCCGAGCCGGACCACGCCGGTGCCCGCTCCTCCATCTTTCACCCTCTACGCCTCTTCCACTTCTGGTCCCGCGTCCTTCTTCCTCTCCTTCTTCAACCCTCTGTGTCCGGACCCCCGCCcctcgtcccccccccccactccgcCTTTACAATTCCATGGCCCTTCTCCCGGTCTTCCCCGCCCTCTCCCGCTCTCTTTCTCACTCTCCCTTTGAGCCTTCGCCCGTCTCTGCCTCGCTCCCTCTCCTCATTTCATGCAGCGCTGGGGTTACCTAAGAGACTGGGCCTCAATGGAGAAAATCTCCTTTGGCACAATGAAGTGGGTGAGAGGCAGTGAGGAGTGGGGGAGTGTGGGTAGTGGGGGAGCACGGGGGAGGAGGTGATGGGGGGGAGTAGGATGCAGATGCATGCAGAGATGGAAGGTATGAAATGCACAAATGTGATTCCATGGTTTTGCTTCTGCCTTATGGCGACCAAGAACCACCCCACCTCAAGCACACTTGTGGAACTTGAGTGAAGCTCAAAACACCAGACGATTAAGTCacgaggattttttttttttttttgtaatagcTGCAAATAAATACTAGTGTTGAATTCATCCTGTGATAAGAGCGCCAAGATTCCCCAAATTTCAAAAGTGCAAGGCAGACATGCTCATCCAGGCCGACCTTttgtcccccccacccctaaaaaaaattctcttcCTCTGGAGCCTCTTTAATCTCTCCCCTCGTAGCTAGTTTCGAGGTTTCAGAGGTTAGTTACTGATTAGCACCAAAAACTGCCACACGTCATTTGATGGCGGCAACCTTATTGAGCTCCTCGGCCGCGCTATTCAGTTTGTCGTTTGTCTTTGAGTTTGCAAACAGAGCCCCCCCCCGTTGCTCTGCTCTGTGTCTTTACAACTATACTCCTCCAaccagccccccccccgcctcctTCTCATCGGAGGATGAGCGAAAACAATAAGGCTAATCACAGCACAGAGATATAATTAACGGCACACGCACGGAGTTAGCGCTCTCCTACACGCTGGACCGCAAATAGCAGCGGTGTGAAAAGGGATCTGAGCGTGGCTATTTTTGACACGCTTACTTCGAGTGgtaataaaaagtctacacacccctgttcaaataccaaagatgaatcatttcaaaagttgaacagtacaaaatcatttttagatAAGAAGTAAAATATAACAACTGAGATAAGATGGTTGCATATGTGTGCACACCCTTTAGGAACTAGCATGCAGATTACCGCCTTGATTTGCTTATAATTTCGCAGGGACTCAACtcgactgatttttttttttttgtcataatgGCTTGCAGGTTGAGATTTAGTTTCCACGTTTTTCAATTCCTCCCAGCCGGGTGTTCCGAGACGCCAGGATATCGGCCCTAATGGCTTCATCGAGCCTCGGTACACGAGTTCCCGCTGAGCTGAGGTGATAAGGGCTGTTTGAATGTGGCACGGGAGGTTAGCGCTGGGATGGAGACGTGTGTGTaagtatgtgcatgtgtgtgtgcggagtGAGTGGGATGTTGGGTGGGGTGAGCGCAGATTGTCCatggtgcccccccccccctccagtaGGCTGTGAATGAAGTTATTTCCAGGCCTCTGTCCATCTGTTACCGTGGCAGCAGCAGTGAGCAAGGTGTTGCCATGGCGCGCCGGACACAAAAAGGCGTGGCGTGGGAACGGGTCCAGGGGTCAGGAGTAAGGGTCAGCGGGTCGAGGGTCACAGGCAGCTGGACAGCACACAAGAGGAGGCCGGGGTGAGAAAAGAAGAGaggaccccccaccccccgcccTTCCCCATAGGCTTTCTTCTTTCAGACGTCCAAGGAGTGGACGCCGCTGGACGTTAACATTGAACTGATAAAGCGAGGTGGGGGTGAAGGTAGTGGTTGGGAGGGGGGAGCGCAGGGCAAAGGGGgacacccccccaaaaaaaaaaaaaaaacggagctTTGCGAG containing:
- the rxrba gene encoding retinoic acid receptor RXR-beta-A isoform X2 — translated: MGDSRDSRSPDSSSVSSPPSGQRSPPLAQSAAASMTSLPPISSAGVNSPISSTGSPFSVISSSLGSPCLPGTPSIGYGPISSPQINSTVSMSGLHTVSSSDDVKPPIGLKLSAHSPGPMLSQKRLCSICGDRSSGKHYGVYSCEGCKGFFKRTVRKDLTYTCRDNKDCMVDKRQRNRCQYCRYQKCLAMGMKREAVQEERQRNKEREGEVESTSVVNEEMPVEKILEAEMAVEQKTELHADGSSGGSSPNDPVTNICQAADKQLFTLVEWAKRIPHFSELALDDQVILLRAGWNELLIASFSHRSISVKDGILLATGLHVHRSSAHSAGVGAIFDRAHNAEVGAIFDRVLTELVSKMRDMQMDKTELGCLRAIILFNPDAKGLSNPSEVELLRERVYASLETYCKQKYPDQQGRFAKLLLRLPALRSIGLKCLEHLFFFKLIGDTPIDTFLMEMLEAPHQLT
- the rxrba gene encoding retinoic acid receptor RXR-beta-A isoform X3, whose translation is MGDSRDSRSPDSSSVSSPPSGQRSPPLAQSAAASMTSLPPISSAGVNSPISSTGSPFSVISSSLGSPCLPGTPSIGYGPISSPQINSTVSMSGLHTVSSSDDVKPPIGLKLSAHSPGPMLSQKRLCSICGDRSSGKHYGVYSCEGCKGFFKRTVRKDLTYTCRDNKDCMVDKRQRNRCQYCRYQKCLAMGMKREVAKMSDRSVQEERQRNKEREGEVESTSVVNEEMPVEKILEAEMAVEQKTELHADGSSGGSSPNDPVTNICQAADKQLFTLVEWAKRIPHFSELALDDQVILLRAGWNELLIASFSHRSISVKDGILLATGLHVHRSSAHSAGVGAIFDRVLTELVSKMRDMQMDKTELGCLRAIILFNPDAKGLSNPSEVELLRERVYASLETYCKQKYPDQQGRFAKLLLRLPALRSIGLKCLEHLFFFKLIGDTPIDTFLMEMLEAPHQLT
- the rxrba gene encoding retinoic acid receptor RXR-beta-A isoform X1 translates to MGDSRDSRSPDSSSVSSPPSGQRSPPLAQSAAASMTSLPPISSAGVNSPISSTGSPFSVISSSLGSPCLPGTPSIGYGPISSPQINSTVSMSGLHTVSSSDDVKPPIGLKLSAHSPGPMLSQKRLCSICGDRSSGKHYGVYSCEGCKGFFKRTVRKDLTYTCRDNKDCMVDKRQRNRCQYCRYQKCLAMGMKREVAKMSDRSVQEERQRNKEREGEVESTSVVNEEMPVEKILEAEMAVEQKTELHADGSSGGSSPNDPVTNICQAADKQLFTLVEWAKRIPHFSELALDDQVILLRAGWNELLIASFSHRSISVKDGILLATGLHVHRSSAHSAGVGAIFDRAHNAEVGAIFDRVLTELVSKMRDMQMDKTELGCLRAIILFNPDAKGLSNPSEVELLRERVYASLETYCKQKYPDQQGRFAKLLLRLPALRSIGLKCLEHLFFFKLIGDTPIDTFLMEMLEAPHQLT
- the rxrba gene encoding retinoic acid receptor RXR-beta-A isoform X4; its protein translation is MGDSRDSRSPDSSSVSSPPSGQRSPPLAQSAAASMTSLPPISSAGVNSPISSTGSPFSVISSSLGSPCLPGTPSIGYGPISSPQINSTVSMSGLHTVSSSDDVKPPIGLKLSAHSPGPMLSQKRLCSICGDRSSGKHYGVYSCEGCKGFFKRTVRKDLTYTCRDNKDCMVDKRQRNRCQYCRYQKCLAMGMKREAVQEERQRNKEREGEVESTSVVNEEMPVEKILEAEMAVEQKTELHADGSSGGSSPNDPVTNICQAADKQLFTLVEWAKRIPHFSELALDDQVILLRAGWNELLIASFSHRSISVKDGILLATGLHVHRSSAHSAGVGAIFDRVLTELVSKMRDMQMDKTELGCLRAIILFNPDAKGLSNPSEVELLRERVYASLETYCKQKYPDQQGRFAKLLLRLPALRSIGLKCLEHLFFFKLIGDTPIDTFLMEMLEAPHQLT